A stretch of Megalobrama amblycephala isolate DHTTF-2021 linkage group LG14, ASM1881202v1, whole genome shotgun sequence DNA encodes these proteins:
- the LOC125245383 gene encoding polymeric immunoglobulin receptor-like isoform X2, protein MILFVLICMLFNISGAQDIRTVSDVSVQEGKSIIIPCWYNHIYANNVKYLSVGDNWALNTHVEFSDGRNKHKTVSISDNKTSNVLTINMRDIQRRQSGTYWCAIDVPKSPRKSFNLKVTAGISGLYVEDQMLTGFEAGSVTISCHYHLPKKFGIKWCKLGGKCVEEARGTLDGASVEISNDHGVVIVSMSGLKMENTGWYWCSVKELQMPVHIAVSARIETTTTLETTSNQPVSTRSVKSTGTFTSAQTPRSSDRRPLLCLIVLVIVIVSCCAVTVIMCKISQLSPNQEENATL, encoded by the exons ATGATCCTGTTTGTTCTGATCTGCATGCTCTTCAACATCTCAG GTGCACAAGACATTCGTACCGTCAGTGACGTGTCTGTCCAAGAAGGAAAATCTATCATCATCCCTTGTTGGTATAATCATATTTATgcaaataatgttaaatatcTGAGTGTTGGAGATAACTGGGCTTTAAATACGCACGTTGAGTTCTCAGATGGGAGAAACAAACACAAGACAGTCTCCATATCAGATAACAAAACCTCTAATGTTCTGACTATTAACATGAGGGATATTCAGCGGAGACAGAGCGGCACGTACTGGTGTGCGATTGATGTACCTAAATCTCCTAGAAAGAGCTTCAACTTAAAGGTCACAGCAG GTATTTCTGGTCTGTACGTTGAAGATCAGATGTTGACTGGTTTTGAAGCCGGTAGTGTTACCATCTCCTGCCATTATCATTTGCCAAAAAAATTTGGCATAAAATGGTGTAAGCTTGGAGGAAAGTGTGTGGAAGAAGCACGTGGGACTTTGGACGGGGCGTCTGTGGAGATCAGCAATGATCATGGGGTAGTGATTGTGAGCATGAGCGGACTGAAGATGGAGAACACAGGATGGTACTGGTGCTCAGTGAAGGAACTACAAATGCCTGTTCACATCGCTGTATCTGCGAGAATAGAAACCACCACTACACTCGAGACGACCTCGAACCAGCCCGT GTCGACCCGCTCTGTGAAATCCACAGGAACCTTCACATCTGCTCAGACTCCACG CTCCAGTGACAGACGTCCATTATTATGTCTGATCGTGTTGGTGATTGTGATTGTGAGCTGTTGTGCAGTGACTGTGATCATGTGCAAAATCAGTCAGTTATCtccgaaccaagaagaaaatgcaacattgtaa
- the LOC125245383 gene encoding polymeric immunoglobulin receptor-like isoform X1, translating into MTKMQLCLLILRFRQLLLEWTLFITLGAQDIRTVSDVSVQEGKSIIIPCWYNHIYANNVKYLSVGDNWALNTHVEFSDGRNKHKTVSISDNKTSNVLTINMRDIQRRQSGTYWCAIDVPKSPRKSFNLKVTAGISGLYVEDQMLTGFEAGSVTISCHYHLPKKFGIKWCKLGGKCVEEARGTLDGASVEISNDHGVVIVSMSGLKMENTGWYWCSVKELQMPVHIAVSARIETTTTLETTSNQPVSTRSVKSTGTFTSAQTPRSSDRRPLLCLIVLVIVIVSCCAVTVIMCKISQLSPNQEENATL; encoded by the exons ATGACTAAAATGCAACTTTGTCTGCTAATTTTAAGATTTAGACAGCTTTTGCTTGAATGGACTCTCTTCATCACTTTAGGTGCACAAGACATTCGTACCGTCAGTGACGTGTCTGTCCAAGAAGGAAAATCTATCATCATCCCTTGTTGGTATAATCATATTTATgcaaataatgttaaatatcTGAGTGTTGGAGATAACTGGGCTTTAAATACGCACGTTGAGTTCTCAGATGGGAGAAACAAACACAAGACAGTCTCCATATCAGATAACAAAACCTCTAATGTTCTGACTATTAACATGAGGGATATTCAGCGGAGACAGAGCGGCACGTACTGGTGTGCGATTGATGTACCTAAATCTCCTAGAAAGAGCTTCAACTTAAAGGTCACAGCAG GTATTTCTGGTCTGTACGTTGAAGATCAGATGTTGACTGGTTTTGAAGCCGGTAGTGTTACCATCTCCTGCCATTATCATTTGCCAAAAAAATTTGGCATAAAATGGTGTAAGCTTGGAGGAAAGTGTGTGGAAGAAGCACGTGGGACTTTGGACGGGGCGTCTGTGGAGATCAGCAATGATCATGGGGTAGTGATTGTGAGCATGAGCGGACTGAAGATGGAGAACACAGGATGGTACTGGTGCTCAGTGAAGGAACTACAAATGCCTGTTCACATCGCTGTATCTGCGAGAATAGAAACCACCACTACACTCGAGACGACCTCGAACCAGCCCGT GTCGACCCGCTCTGTGAAATCCACAGGAACCTTCACATCTGCTCAGACTCCACG CTCCAGTGACAGACGTCCATTATTATGTCTGATCGTGTTGGTGATTGTGATTGTGAGCTGTTGTGCAGTGACTGTGATCATGTGCAAAATCAGTCAGTTATCtccgaaccaagaagaaaatgcaacattgtaa
- the echdc3 gene encoding enoyl-CoA hydratase domain-containing protein 3, mitochondrial, which translates to MILSGFYSASNLLKSSGAFWRIWTRKMSADSSSLTLRQQQDGIRRIILNDPRKRNALSLSMLESLREDLVTDAHTPELRVIIISARGPVFSSGHDLKELTSARGREYHSKVFQTCSEVMTLIQDLPVPVIAMVNGVATAAGCQLVASCDIAVATEKSTFATPGINVGLFCSTPGVAIGRALPRKVAMEMLLTGRPISAQDALLHGLVSKVVSEQQLEDETLAIARRVCESSRPVVALGKAVFHRQMAEGRDAAYACASAAMVENLALRDGQEGVRAFLEKRKPVWSNSDEEAHM; encoded by the exons atgattttaagCGGATTTTACAGCGCATCGAACCTTCTGAAGTCCAGCGGGGCGTTCTGGAGGATCTGGACGAGGAAGATGAGCGCTGATTCTTCATCTCTGACCCTGAGACAGCAGCAGGACGGAATCAG GAGGATCATTCTGAACGACCCCAGGAAGAGGAACGCTCTGTCTCTGTCCATGCTGGAGTCGCTGAGAGAAGACCTCGTGACGGACGCGCACACGCCAGAGCTGCGCGTCATCATCATATCAG CGCGGGGGCCCGTGTTTTCCTCGGGTCACGACCTCAAGGAGCTGACCTCCGCCCGGGGCCGCGAGTATCACAGCAAGGTGTTCCAGACCTGctcagag GTCATGACCCTGATTCAGGATCTCCCGGTGCCGGTCATCGCGATGGTGAACGGTGTGGCCACGGCGGCGGGTTGCCAGTTAGTCGCCAGCTGTGATATTGCTGTTGCAACAGAGAAATCGACTTTCGCCACTCCTGGCATCAACGTCGGGCTGTTCTGCTCCACCCCGGGAGTGGCGATCGGACGGGCGCTGCCCAGAAAG GTTGCCATGGAGATGTTGTTGACGGGCCGCCCCATCTCCGCTCAGGACGCGCTGCTGCACGGGCTGGTCAGTAAGGTGGTGAGCGAGCAGCAGTTAGAGGACGAGACGCTGGCCATCGCCAGACGCGTGTGTGAGTCCAGTCGCCCCGTGGTGGCTCTCGGGAAGGCCGTGTTTCACAGGCAGATGGCCGAGGGCCGAGACGCGGCGTACGCTTGTGCCTCCGCTGCCATGGTGGAGAACCTGGCGCTGCGGGACGGGCAGGAGGGCGTCAGGGCGTTCCTGGAGAAACGCAAGCCCGTGTGGAGCAACAGTGACGAGGAAGCCCACATGTGA
- the LOC125245566 gene encoding serine/arginine repetitive matrix protein 2 isoform X1 yields the protein MDVHMHNSRTHHYGLNNGANRFSEDDLEFLSLEERECILFFEETIGSLEEDDERTGMSAGGHRLAVERPASHTQTARHHSPVDHDIIDLVHPTPDPNRLKDTPPIITSPIITPPIITPPIITPDFQELIAAPETHYEVKAKHEPPAMLHVSHTPPEEFGRHPPTSSVPATATSANKIAERESVTPPSQLLQRRCSLELPQNPSVKHGPPIHAKPTRLPDSISFLLGSREHIPHSIATEAVSVQERRAKMLSNLSGSAHPLDGGEPSCVRNLPMRSISFRDPTPDKSRMEALSKLGLAQKRCQSVMRASSDAESAKTTIFKSNLPAKASADVRATDTTDHCQTRRSQPVMHTSPKDVGNVKNTTFKSALPANASADIRATDTTDHCQTRRSQPVTHASPRDAEITKTTTFKSTLPAKASADVRTTDTTDHYQAKSSPAPILTSAEITHSDFNSYGGKSITLNPTLSFRAEYVPASLPKTEASDAHLNNYGGRSRSMTTPEPTYGARSKNFPDNSSSNRTANQDLPKRKAPHSEALASRSNAQPPTPAPRPLRHPSPLSPTEPRSLEIRRKSQPKPSFRTQGITVQFSGKGATDEARRDALRKLGLLRDTS from the exons ATGGATGTTCACATGCACAACAGTCGGACGCATCACTACGGGCTGAACAACGGTGCGAACCGCTTCTCT gAAGATGATCTGGAGTTCCTCAGTCTTGAGGAAAGGGAGTGTATTTTGTTCTTTGAGGAGACCATCGGCTCCCTGGAGGAGGACGATGAGAGGACGGGAATGTCCGCGGGCGGCCACAGGCTTGCGGTGGAGCGTCCagcctcacacacacaaacagcacGACATCACAGCCCTGTCGATCATGACATCATTGACCTGGTCCACCCTACACCTGATCCCAACAGACTAAAAGACACGCCGCCCATCATCACGTCGCCCATCATCACGCCGCCCATCATCACGCCGCCCATCATCACGCCAG ATTTCCAAGAGCTGATCGCAGCCCCGGAGACACATTATGAGGTGAAGGCCAAACATGAACCGCCGGCGATGCTGCATGTCTCACACACGCCACCAGAGGAGTTTGGACGCCATCCGCCCACAAGTTCAGTTCCCGCTACCGCAACAAGTGCCAATAAGATCGCCGAGCGTGAGAGCGTCACGCCTCCATCGCAGCTGCTCCAGCGCAGATGCAGTCTGGAGTTGCCACAAAACCCCTCGGTCAAACACGGCCCTCCCATCCACGCCAAGCCCACGCGTCTTCCCGACAGCATCAGCTTTTTGCTGGGAAGCCGCGAACACATTCCCCATTCGATCGCCACAGAAGCCGTGAGCGTGCAGGAGCGCCGGGCGAAAATGCTCTCCAACCTCTCCGGCTCGGCGCACCCTCTGGATGGCGGAGAGCCGTCGTGCGTTCGCAATCTTCCCATGCGAAGCATATCGTTTCGAGATCCGACGCCGGACAAATCTAGGATGGAGGCGCTTTCCAAACTTGGACTTGCTCAGAAGCGATGCCAATCCGTCATGCGCGCTTCAAGTGACGCCGAAAGTGCTAAAACCACCATATTCAAATCTAACTTGCCAGCAAAAGCTAGTGCTGACGTGCGCGCTACAGACACTACGGACCACTGCCAAACCAGGCGATCGCAACCCGTCATGCACACTTCTCCGAAAGACGTGGGAAATGTTAAAAACACCACTTTTAAATCTGCCTTACCAGCAAACGCGAGTGCCGACATCCGCGCTACGGACACCACGGACCACTGCCAAACCAGGCGATCGCAACCCGTCACGCACGCTTCTCCGAGGGACGCCGAAATCACTAAAACCACCACTTTCAAATCTACCTTACCAGCAAAAGCGAGTGCTGACGTCCGCACTACGGACACCACGGATCACTACCAAGCTAAATCTAGCCCTGCACCAATTTTGACGAGTGCTGAAATCACACATAGTGATTTTAACAGCTATGGCGGTAAGAGCATAACGTTGAACCCCACACTGTCCTTTAGGGCTGAGTACGTCCCAGCTTCATTACCCAAAACAGAGGCTTCGGATGCACATCTCAACAACTATGGCGGCAGATCAAGATCCATGACTACGCCTGAGCCAACGTACGGAGCCCGATCCAAAAACTTCCCGGACAACTCGAGTTCGAACAGGACTGCAAATCAAGACTTACCCAAGAGGAAAGCGCCACACTCTGAAGCACTTGCAAGCAGGTCCAACGCTCAGCCGCCCACTCCGGCTCCGAGACCGCTGCGTCACCCGAGTCCACTGAGTCCCACCGAGCCGCGGTCCCTGGAGATACGACGCAAGTCTCAGCCAAAGCCATCCTTCCGTACTCAGGGAATAACCGTCCAGTTTTCTGGGAAAGGAGCCACAGATGAGGCCAGACGTGATGCACTACGCAAACTAGGACTGCTGAGGGACACGTCTTAA
- the LOC125245566 gene encoding serine/arginine repetitive matrix protein 2 isoform X2 translates to MDVHMHNSRTHHYGLNNGANRFSEDDLEFLSLEERECILFFEETIGSLEEDDERTGMSAGGHRLAVERPASHTQTARHHSPVDHDIIDLVHPTPDPNRLKDTPPIITSPIITPPIITPDFQELIAAPETHYEVKAKHEPPAMLHVSHTPPEEFGRHPPTSSVPATATSANKIAERESVTPPSQLLQRRCSLELPQNPSVKHGPPIHAKPTRLPDSISFLLGSREHIPHSIATEAVSVQERRAKMLSNLSGSAHPLDGGEPSCVRNLPMRSISFRDPTPDKSRMEALSKLGLAQKRCQSVMRASSDAESAKTTIFKSNLPAKASADVRATDTTDHCQTRRSQPVMHTSPKDVGNVKNTTFKSALPANASADIRATDTTDHCQTRRSQPVTHASPRDAEITKTTTFKSTLPAKASADVRTTDTTDHYQAKSSPAPILTSAEITHSDFNSYGGKSITLNPTLSFRAEYVPASLPKTEASDAHLNNYGGRSRSMTTPEPTYGARSKNFPDNSSSNRTANQDLPKRKAPHSEALASRSNAQPPTPAPRPLRHPSPLSPTEPRSLEIRRKSQPKPSFRTQGITVQFSGKGATDEARRDALRKLGLLRDTS, encoded by the exons ATGGATGTTCACATGCACAACAGTCGGACGCATCACTACGGGCTGAACAACGGTGCGAACCGCTTCTCT gAAGATGATCTGGAGTTCCTCAGTCTTGAGGAAAGGGAGTGTATTTTGTTCTTTGAGGAGACCATCGGCTCCCTGGAGGAGGACGATGAGAGGACGGGAATGTCCGCGGGCGGCCACAGGCTTGCGGTGGAGCGTCCagcctcacacacacaaacagcacGACATCACAGCCCTGTCGATCATGACATCATTGACCTGGTCCACCCTACACCTGATCCCAACAGACTAAAAGACACGCCGCCCATCATCACGTCGCCCATCATCACGCCGCCCATCATCACGC CAGATTTCCAAGAGCTGATCGCAGCCCCGGAGACACATTATGAGGTGAAGGCCAAACATGAACCGCCGGCGATGCTGCATGTCTCACACACGCCACCAGAGGAGTTTGGACGCCATCCGCCCACAAGTTCAGTTCCCGCTACCGCAACAAGTGCCAATAAGATCGCCGAGCGTGAGAGCGTCACGCCTCCATCGCAGCTGCTCCAGCGCAGATGCAGTCTGGAGTTGCCACAAAACCCCTCGGTCAAACACGGCCCTCCCATCCACGCCAAGCCCACGCGTCTTCCCGACAGCATCAGCTTTTTGCTGGGAAGCCGCGAACACATTCCCCATTCGATCGCCACAGAAGCCGTGAGCGTGCAGGAGCGCCGGGCGAAAATGCTCTCCAACCTCTCCGGCTCGGCGCACCCTCTGGATGGCGGAGAGCCGTCGTGCGTTCGCAATCTTCCCATGCGAAGCATATCGTTTCGAGATCCGACGCCGGACAAATCTAGGATGGAGGCGCTTTCCAAACTTGGACTTGCTCAGAAGCGATGCCAATCCGTCATGCGCGCTTCAAGTGACGCCGAAAGTGCTAAAACCACCATATTCAAATCTAACTTGCCAGCAAAAGCTAGTGCTGACGTGCGCGCTACAGACACTACGGACCACTGCCAAACCAGGCGATCGCAACCCGTCATGCACACTTCTCCGAAAGACGTGGGAAATGTTAAAAACACCACTTTTAAATCTGCCTTACCAGCAAACGCGAGTGCCGACATCCGCGCTACGGACACCACGGACCACTGCCAAACCAGGCGATCGCAACCCGTCACGCACGCTTCTCCGAGGGACGCCGAAATCACTAAAACCACCACTTTCAAATCTACCTTACCAGCAAAAGCGAGTGCTGACGTCCGCACTACGGACACCACGGATCACTACCAAGCTAAATCTAGCCCTGCACCAATTTTGACGAGTGCTGAAATCACACATAGTGATTTTAACAGCTATGGCGGTAAGAGCATAACGTTGAACCCCACACTGTCCTTTAGGGCTGAGTACGTCCCAGCTTCATTACCCAAAACAGAGGCTTCGGATGCACATCTCAACAACTATGGCGGCAGATCAAGATCCATGACTACGCCTGAGCCAACGTACGGAGCCCGATCCAAAAACTTCCCGGACAACTCGAGTTCGAACAGGACTGCAAATCAAGACTTACCCAAGAGGAAAGCGCCACACTCTGAAGCACTTGCAAGCAGGTCCAACGCTCAGCCGCCCACTCCGGCTCCGAGACCGCTGCGTCACCCGAGTCCACTGAGTCCCACCGAGCCGCGGTCCCTGGAGATACGACGCAAGTCTCAGCCAAAGCCATCCTTCCGTACTCAGGGAATAACCGTCCAGTTTTCTGGGAAAGGAGCCACAGATGAGGCCAGACGTGATGCACTACGCAAACTAGGACTGCTGAGGGACACGTCTTAA